In Melioribacteraceae bacterium 4301-Me, a genomic segment contains:
- the mltG gene encoding endolytic transglycosylase MltG, producing the protein MKFYFSNSKSLLSNNDIYLVSIFFGFVLGLLLFTFFSPNYYNEKEPVSVDIPKGLTLSQVVDSLYKKNVIPNKTNMKIAAVLYGAERKIKAGRYQIPNGLSYLQLIELLLKGEPEKEIRITIPEGIWQNNLAKLLKDSLGIDSTEFMRLSNDKNFLNQIGVHSEKLEGYLLPDTYYFFRNSTAVDVILRLKNAMYRIFTDTIKERMKELNMTMNQVLTLASIIDAESNKVSEFRRISGVYHNRLKKGMLLQADPTIQYLIRDKHKNKIYYKNLLIDSKYNTYLYNGLPPSPINNPGKDAIYAALYPEKHNYYYFVADGNGGHLFAKNEKEHLINVRKYREWRKLQTSK; encoded by the coding sequence ATGAAATTTTATTTCTCAAATTCAAAATCGCTTTTAAGTAACAACGATATATACTTAGTTTCTATTTTCTTTGGTTTTGTGTTAGGGTTACTTCTATTTACGTTTTTTTCTCCTAACTATTATAATGAAAAAGAACCAGTTTCTGTTGATATTCCAAAAGGGTTAACTTTATCTCAAGTTGTTGATTCTTTATATAAAAAAAATGTTATACCAAATAAAACTAACATGAAGATAGCTGCTGTTTTGTATGGTGCTGAAAGAAAAATTAAAGCAGGACGATATCAAATTCCAAATGGGCTTAGCTATCTTCAACTGATTGAACTTTTACTAAAAGGTGAGCCCGAAAAAGAAATTCGAATTACAATCCCAGAGGGAATTTGGCAAAACAATCTCGCAAAACTGCTTAAAGATTCGCTTGGAATTGACTCAACTGAATTTATGAGGTTAAGTAATGATAAAAATTTCTTAAACCAAATCGGGGTGCATTCAGAAAAGTTAGAGGGGTATCTTTTGCCTGATACTTATTATTTTTTTAGGAATTCGACTGCTGTTGATGTAATATTGAGACTAAAAAATGCAATGTATAGAATTTTTACAGACACGATAAAAGAGCGGATGAAAGAACTGAACATGACCATGAATCAAGTTCTCACTTTAGCATCGATAATTGATGCTGAATCAAATAAAGTTTCTGAATTTAGACGTATATCTGGCGTTTACCACAATAGATTGAAAAAGGGGATGCTTTTACAAGCAGACCCAACAATTCAATATTTAATTAGAGATAAACATAAAAACAAAATCTACTACAAAAATTTACTTATTGATTCTAAATACAATACTTATCTTTATAACGGTTTGCCTCCGTCACCAATTAATAATCCCGGCAAAGATGCTATTTATGCAGCGTTGTACCCTGAGAAACATAATTATTACTATTTTGTGGCCGACGGCAATGGGGGCCATCTTTTTGCTAAAAATGAAAAAGAACATCTCATTAATGTGAGAAAATACAGAGAATGGCGAAAGCTGCAAACTTCAAAATAA
- the tsaD gene encoding tRNA (adenosine(37)-N6)-threonylcarbamoyltransferase complex transferase subunit TsaD, with the protein MNILGIETSCDETSVAILVNDEVKVNLVSSQDFHINYGGVVPELSSRAHLQIIIPLLRQALEKLKLSIEEIDLISATAGPGLIGALLVGLTFAKGLAFSLNKPFVPVDHIEGHIFSAFLQYGNSELIKPNFPYLCLVVSGGHTLLLLVKSDLEIIKLGTTVDDAAGEAFDKVAKMIGLGYPGGPKIQSLAYNYTESNLISFPVSKTQNDYDFSFSGLKTAVLRYVLKEYGSREKIKEEDKPKIAASFQNAVVKALTKNVEKALSNYKVDSFALVGGVAANKFLRDELAELTKKYGIKFVVPSLEFCGDNGAMIAYRAWRLHLAGRKFNYEYNAYPSLKENKLIVPEL; encoded by the coding sequence ATGAACATACTTGGTATAGAGACGTCATGTGATGAGACATCAGTTGCAATTTTAGTCAATGATGAAGTAAAAGTTAATTTAGTCTCGTCACAGGATTTTCACATTAATTATGGCGGGGTTGTACCTGAGCTTTCCAGTAGAGCCCATCTTCAAATTATTATCCCGCTGTTAAGACAAGCATTAGAAAAACTTAAGTTAAGCATAGAAGAAATAGACTTAATTTCAGCTACTGCAGGTCCCGGTTTAATAGGTGCATTATTGGTCGGTTTAACTTTTGCTAAAGGATTGGCTTTTTCGCTAAATAAACCTTTTGTTCCTGTAGATCATATAGAGGGACATATATTTTCGGCATTTTTACAATATGGGAATTCAGAACTAATCAAACCAAATTTCCCATATTTATGTTTAGTTGTATCTGGAGGTCATACTTTATTACTGCTTGTTAAAAGCGACCTTGAAATTATTAAATTGGGAACTACAGTTGATGACGCTGCTGGTGAAGCTTTTGATAAGGTGGCTAAAATGATTGGTCTCGGTTATCCTGGTGGACCAAAAATACAAAGTTTAGCTTATAATTACACTGAATCAAATTTAATAAGTTTTCCTGTATCGAAAACTCAAAATGATTATGACTTTTCTTTTAGTGGTTTAAAAACTGCCGTATTAAGATATGTATTGAAAGAATATGGTAGCAGAGAAAAAATAAAAGAGGAAGATAAACCAAAAATTGCTGCCTCTTTTCAAAATGCGGTAGTAAAAGCACTTACTAAAAATGTAGAGAAAGCTTTATCGAATTATAAGGTAGATTCATTTGCTCTTGTCGGTGGTGTAGCTGCAAATAAATTTTTAAGAGATGAACTTGCAGAGCTTACAAAGAAATACGGAATTAAGTTTGTTGTTCCCAGTCTGGAATTCTGTGGCGATAATGGGGCTATGATTGCTTATCGGGCATGGAGATTGCATTTAGCAGGCAGAAAGTTTAATTATGAGTATAATGCCTATCCAAGCTTGAAAGAAAATAAATTAATTGTACCCGAACTTTAG
- a CDS encoding proline dehydrogenase family protein, giving the protein MELINNLIVSIVQILPKSTIHIFAKKYIAGEELEDAIKVVKELNKKGILATIDVLGESVKNKSESQEAKNECLKVLDAIEMNKLNANLSIKPTQLGLSIDKDFCFQQVSELLERAKKYNNFVRIDMEDSTVTDATIELYNRLREKYDNVGIVVQAYLKRTINDVEKLNPSKANYRLCKGIYIESEKIAYKDKQKIRDNYLLLLNKMLDDGNYVGIATHDDYLIEQAYKMIKEKNIPKDKFEFQMLYGVKENLRDKINSDGYKIRIYVPFGKHWYAYSVRRLKENPHLAWEITKSIFSLN; this is encoded by the coding sequence TTGGAACTCATTAATAATCTTATTGTGTCAATTGTACAAATTTTGCCAAAGTCTACCATTCACATTTTTGCGAAGAAGTATATTGCTGGAGAAGAATTAGAAGATGCTATTAAAGTTGTGAAAGAATTAAACAAAAAAGGGATTTTAGCAACGATAGACGTACTTGGTGAATCGGTTAAGAACAAAAGTGAATCTCAAGAGGCTAAAAATGAATGCCTTAAAGTTTTAGATGCAATTGAAATGAATAAGTTAAATGCCAACCTCTCTATTAAACCCACTCAATTAGGATTATCAATAGACAAGGATTTTTGTTTTCAACAAGTCTCCGAATTATTAGAACGAGCAAAAAAGTATAATAATTTTGTAAGGATTGATATGGAGGACTCAACTGTTACAGATGCTACTATAGAATTGTATAATCGTTTGAGAGAGAAGTATGATAATGTTGGCATTGTAGTTCAAGCTTATTTAAAAAGAACTATTAATGATGTAGAAAAATTAAATCCTTCTAAAGCTAACTATCGCTTATGCAAAGGTATTTACATTGAGTCAGAAAAAATTGCTTATAAAGATAAGCAGAAAATTCGTGACAATTATTTATTACTCTTAAATAAAATGCTTGATGATGGCAACTATGTTGGCATTGCAACCCATGATGATTATTTGATAGAGCAAGCATATAAGATGATAAAAGAAAAAAATATACCAAAGGATAAATTTGAATTCCAAATGTTGTATGGTGTTAAAGAAAATTTAAGGGATAAGATTAATTCTGATGGCTACAAAATTAGAATCTATGTTCCTTTCGGTAAGCATTGGTATGCTTATTCAGTTCGTAGGCTAAAGGAGAATCCTCATTTAGCTTGGGAAATTACAAAAAGTATTTTCTCTTTGAATTAA
- the coaE gene encoding dephospho-CoA kinase (Dephospho-CoA kinase (CoaE) performs the final step in coenzyme A biosynthesis.), producing the protein MNKKKLLIGITGGIGAGKSYVSDYIESKGYPVLRADDIAKSLLTSDPVVKKKIISKFGEEAYINNKPNTIYLANTVFNNSNKLEEINSIVHPPTLTKIEQEAVKLFKKFSLVFVESALIYEANFSDMFSYVVLIYTNKEERIKRVTSKNKMDVKQVKQRMKFQIPDEQKKKKADFVIENNSTLEELRLKVDMLLNIIKSLQ; encoded by the coding sequence ATGAATAAAAAAAAATTGCTTATTGGAATAACAGGCGGTATTGGAGCCGGTAAATCTTATGTTAGTGATTATATTGAATCTAAAGGTTATCCGGTATTAAGAGCAGATGATATTGCGAAAAGCTTGTTAACCAGTGACCCAGTTGTAAAAAAGAAAATAATAAGTAAATTTGGCGAAGAAGCTTACATTAATAATAAACCCAATACCATTTACCTTGCAAATACTGTCTTTAACAATTCTAATAAATTGGAAGAAATCAACTCTATAGTTCATCCACCTACACTTACAAAAATTGAACAAGAAGCTGTCAAATTGTTTAAAAAATTCTCTCTCGTATTTGTTGAATCTGCTTTAATCTATGAGGCAAATTTTAGTGATATGTTTAGTTATGTTGTGTTAATTTACACTAATAAAGAAGAAAGAATTAAACGAGTTACATCCAAAAATAAAATGGATGTAAAACAAGTTAAGCAAAGAATGAAGTTTCAAATACCAGATGAGCAAAAGAAAAAAAAAGCTGATTTTGTTATTGAAAATAACTCTACACTTGAAGAGCTTAGGCTAAAAGTTGATATGCTTTTGAACATCATTAAAAGCTTGCAATAG
- the rny gene encoding ribonuclease Y yields MFLEVYLIALSAIVIIALSFFLGWYINSKFGKNSIFVAKEEAKKILEDAEKEAKQIKREKLLEVKDEWLRKKQEFDNEVNTKRQKLQNHEKQLETREENLEKKFDVVLQKEKEVKEKEKYVDSLKVELEKKKLELDQLIAEQNLRLEKTAALTAEEAKKMLMENMINKAKSDAAQAIKEIREQAKIDAKKEAQKIIVQAIQRTAVDHSVESTVSVVQIQNDEMKGRIIGREGRNIRSFEAVTGVDVIVDDTPEAVILSAFDQYRREIARISLERLIADGRIHPARIEEVVAKVEQELDEEIQKEGESTVIQLGIHGMHPELIKHVGKMKYRSSYGQNLLQHSIEVAYLTGIMAAELRLDANLAKRAGLLHDIGKTIDKSTEGPHALLGYDLAKKYNEHPIVINAIGSHHEDIEMEHPIAALVQAADAISGARPGARREPLESYVKRLENLEAIAKTFEGVAKTYAIQAGREVRVIVEPDKVDDEFSDRLAADIAQKIQEEMEYPGQIKVTVIREVRKIAYAK; encoded by the coding sequence ATGTTCCTTGAAGTATATCTTATTGCTCTTAGTGCTATTGTAATTATAGCCCTGTCGTTTTTTCTAGGCTGGTATATAAATTCTAAATTTGGTAAAAACAGTATTTTTGTCGCAAAAGAAGAAGCAAAAAAAATTCTTGAAGATGCAGAAAAAGAAGCAAAACAAATTAAACGAGAGAAATTACTCGAAGTTAAAGATGAATGGCTTAGGAAAAAGCAAGAATTTGATAACGAAGTAAATACTAAACGCCAAAAGCTGCAGAATCATGAAAAACAACTTGAAACACGCGAAGAAAACCTTGAGAAAAAATTTGATGTTGTACTTCAAAAAGAAAAAGAAGTAAAGGAAAAAGAAAAATACGTAGATTCATTAAAAGTTGAGTTAGAGAAGAAAAAGTTAGAACTTGACCAATTAATTGCCGAACAAAACTTACGCTTAGAAAAAACGGCTGCGTTAACTGCTGAAGAAGCTAAAAAAATGCTCATGGAAAATATGATTAATAAGGCAAAATCAGATGCAGCTCAAGCAATTAAAGAAATTCGCGAACAGGCAAAAATAGATGCAAAAAAAGAAGCACAAAAGATTATTGTACAAGCAATCCAACGAACAGCAGTAGACCATTCAGTAGAATCTACTGTCTCAGTTGTTCAAATCCAAAACGATGAGATGAAAGGCAGAATTATTGGTCGTGAGGGCAGAAATATTCGCTCTTTTGAGGCAGTAACTGGTGTTGACGTTATTGTTGATGACACACCCGAAGCCGTTATCCTTTCTGCATTTGACCAATATCGTAGAGAAATAGCTAGAATTTCGTTGGAGAGACTTATTGCTGATGGCAGAATTCACCCAGCAAGAATTGAGGAAGTTGTTGCTAAAGTTGAACAAGAGTTGGATGAAGAAATCCAAAAGGAAGGTGAAAGTACTGTTATTCAACTCGGTATTCATGGTATGCATCCGGAACTGATTAAGCATGTGGGCAAAATGAAATATCGTTCGAGCTATGGACAAAATTTATTGCAGCACAGCATTGAGGTGGCTTATTTAACTGGTATAATGGCAGCGGAACTGCGCTTGGATGCTAATCTTGCTAAACGTGCTGGACTTTTGCACGACATTGGTAAAACTATTGACAAGAGCACCGAAGGTCCACATGCATTATTAGGTTATGACCTGGCGAAAAAATATAATGAACATCCAATTGTTATTAATGCAATTGGAAGTCATCATGAAGATATTGAAATGGAGCACCCGATTGCAGCCTTAGTACAAGCTGCTGATGCAATTAGCGGGGCAAGACCTGGTGCACGCAGAGAACCACTCGAAAGTTACGTTAAACGCCTGGAAAATTTAGAGGCAATTGCTAAAACCTTTGAAGGAGTTGCAAAAACTTATGCTATTCAAGCCGGCAGAGAAGTTAGAGTTATAGTTGAACCAGATAAGGTAGATGACGAATTTTCAGATAGACTCGCTGCAGATATTGCCCAAAAAATACAAGAAGAAATGGAATATCCTGGACAAATAAAAGTAACAGTAATTAGAGAAGTAAGAAAAATAGCTTACGCTAAATAA
- the zapA gene encoding cell division protein ZapA, which produces MEKKKLKVKIFDKEYSLLVENQEIAAELAQYVNNIMEETKEELPDQPKDTIAIIAALNIAYELFVEKNKYREFSIQATDKIKKIKLLLNDSRLISTPS; this is translated from the coding sequence ATGGAAAAAAAGAAGCTTAAAGTAAAAATATTTGATAAAGAATACTCACTTTTAGTAGAAAATCAAGAAATAGCTGCTGAATTGGCTCAGTATGTGAATAATATAATGGAAGAAACAAAAGAAGAATTGCCGGATCAGCCAAAAGATACTATTGCAATTATTGCTGCATTAAACATAGCATATGAATTGTTTGTAGAGAAAAATAAGTATCGTGAATTCAGCATACAAGCTACTGATAAAATAAAAAAGATTAAGCTTCTTCTTAACGACTCCAGGTTAATTTCAACCCCATCATAA
- the pheT gene encoding phenylalanine--tRNA ligase subunit beta — MKVSINWLKNYVDLSGIPLQEIIDKLTLAGLEVEEVYNQSEIFKNIVVGFVKDVKKHPNADKLKLCVVSDGKSDFNVICGAPNVAVNQKVAFAKIGAVIPDSGQVLSKVKIRGEVSYGMICSEKELGLSDNHEGIMVLNSNLEVGMPLSIALGMNDIILEVAITPNRQDALSHIGIARDLAAIFDRELILPEIKINEEGESSDKLVSIEVIDSVKCPRYVGKVVTGVTIKESPEWLKTLLKNIGLRPINNVVDVTNFVLYEIGQPLHAFDLNKLAGKKIIVKTANEREKFVTLDSKERQLSKDDLMICDGEKSVAIAGIMGGENSEVTFDTKNILIESAFFNPSSIRKTSKRLGLSTEASYRFERGTDPDITLWAARRAAQLILETAGGKISKGEIDVYPNKMPNKILELRYFRLEKILGYKIDISTVNKILEKLGFEIIFRNNDKITVKVPLRRHDVEREIDLIEEVARIYGYDKIPEVSKINVTLDKKIDQSEFANKIRDILTGLGFYEIITNSLLKGEIAERFGVPIRILNPQSSEMTHLRTSLIPGTLLTISKNIKVKENDLMFFEIGKVFNQIAKEIRTFEDFEETEQLIITITGKAINTEWYEKDREFDFYDLKGFATEFFTKLFPNSNGRINFCKKDDLFNYRFEYELNGETIGYGGKLNKEFAKLFDITQNVFSFVADLDKLRKIEASSRKFKELLKFPKVYRDFAFILDRTVTFEEVVKVIKESSSNLLHNIKLFDIFQSDSLGKGKKSLAFQLEYYSENRTLTEEEVDKDFWEAIKAVEKKLNGKLRGK; from the coding sequence GTGAAAGTTTCTATTAATTGGCTGAAAAATTATGTTGATCTTTCAGGTATTCCACTTCAAGAAATTATTGATAAGCTTACTCTTGCAGGTTTAGAAGTTGAAGAGGTTTATAATCAATCTGAAATTTTTAAAAATATTGTAGTTGGATTTGTTAAAGATGTTAAGAAACATCCGAATGCAGACAAACTAAAATTGTGCGTGGTTTCTGATGGTAAATCTGACTTTAACGTAATTTGCGGTGCTCCAAATGTAGCCGTAAATCAAAAAGTAGCTTTTGCTAAAATTGGTGCCGTAATACCCGATAGCGGTCAAGTCCTATCAAAAGTAAAAATTAGAGGCGAAGTTTCTTATGGTATGATTTGTTCTGAAAAAGAACTTGGACTAAGTGATAACCACGAAGGTATTATGGTTCTTAATTCTAATTTAGAAGTAGGAATGCCTTTATCCATTGCACTTGGCATGAATGATATAATTTTGGAAGTTGCAATTACCCCAAATAGACAAGATGCTTTGAGTCATATCGGTATTGCCAGAGATTTAGCAGCTATTTTCGATAGGGAATTAATATTGCCTGAAATTAAAATTAACGAAGAGGGCGAGAGCTCGGATAAGCTTGTTTCTATAGAAGTTATTGACTCGGTTAAATGTCCTCGTTACGTTGGTAAAGTTGTTACAGGTGTGACAATTAAAGAATCTCCAGAATGGCTGAAAACATTATTAAAAAATATTGGATTAAGACCAATCAATAATGTTGTAGATGTAACTAACTTTGTGTTATATGAAATTGGGCAGCCGCTGCATGCATTCGACCTTAATAAATTAGCTGGAAAGAAAATTATTGTTAAGACTGCAAATGAACGAGAAAAGTTTGTCACGCTTGATTCTAAAGAACGTCAGCTGAGTAAAGACGACTTAATGATTTGCGATGGAGAAAAAAGTGTTGCTATTGCCGGCATTATGGGCGGTGAAAATTCTGAAGTAACCTTTGATACTAAAAACATATTAATTGAGAGCGCCTTTTTTAACCCATCTTCAATAAGAAAAACATCTAAGCGTCTTGGATTGTCAACTGAAGCATCCTATCGTTTTGAAAGAGGAACTGATCCAGATATAACTTTATGGGCAGCAAGAAGAGCAGCACAGTTAATTTTGGAAACTGCAGGCGGCAAAATTTCCAAAGGTGAGATTGATGTTTATCCCAACAAAATGCCTAATAAAATTTTAGAGCTGCGTTATTTTCGACTTGAGAAGATTTTGGGCTATAAGATAGATATTAGCACTGTTAATAAAATTTTAGAGAAACTAGGCTTCGAAATCATTTTTAGAAACAATGATAAAATCACAGTTAAAGTTCCTTTAAGAAGACACGATGTAGAAAGAGAAATTGACTTAATTGAAGAAGTAGCAAGAATATATGGCTATGATAAAATTCCAGAAGTCTCTAAAATTAATGTAACATTAGATAAAAAAATTGACCAATCCGAATTTGCCAATAAGATACGTGATATTTTAACCGGACTTGGATTCTATGAAATAATTACTAATTCTTTATTAAAAGGAGAAATTGCTGAAAGATTTGGAGTTCCGATTAGAATATTAAATCCACAAAGCAGTGAAATGACGCATTTAAGAACTTCCTTAATTCCCGGAACGCTTTTAACAATAAGCAAGAATATAAAAGTAAAAGAAAATGATTTAATGTTTTTTGAGATAGGAAAGGTTTTCAATCAGATTGCTAAGGAAATTAGAACGTTTGAAGATTTCGAGGAAACTGAGCAATTAATTATAACAATAACTGGGAAAGCAATAAACACAGAGTGGTATGAAAAAGACAGAGAGTTTGATTTCTATGATTTGAAAGGATTTGCCACAGAATTTTTCACCAAATTATTTCCTAACTCTAATGGGAGAATAAACTTTTGTAAGAAAGACGATTTATTTAACTACCGATTTGAGTATGAGTTGAATGGAGAGACTATTGGTTATGGCGGCAAGTTGAATAAAGAATTTGCAAAGCTTTTTGATATAACTCAAAATGTATTTTCTTTTGTTGCAGATTTAGATAAATTAAGAAAAATAGAAGCAAGCAGTCGCAAATTTAAAGAATTATTAAAATTCCCGAAAGTATATAGAGATTTTGCTTTTATATTAGACAGAACTGTAACGTTTGAGGAAGTAGTGAAAGTTATAAAAGAATCTAGTTCTAACTTGTTGCATAATATAAAGTTATTTGATATCTTTCAAAGTGACAGTTTAGGTAAAGGTAAAAAAAGCTTGGCTTTTCAGTTAGAGTATTACAGTGAAAACAGAACTTTAACAGAAGAAGAAGTAGACAAAGATTTTTGGGAAGCAATTAAAGCTGTAGAGAAAAAATTGAATGGGAAATTACGAGGCAAATAA
- the pheS gene encoding phenylalanine--tRNA ligase subunit alpha, which yields MENKILDAKNSFENELKKIDNLSKLEELRIKYLSRKGTLNQLFDEFKNLPSAEKQKYGKSLNELKNFFQENYEKLKANLEQTETKVEDFIDWSLPGRKRNLGSKHILIQTLDEIKSVFKSIGFSVYEGPELESDYNNFEALNFPSDHPARDMQDTFFINNSFLLRTHTSPVQIRVMQQLKPPIRVIVPGKVYRNEAISAKSYCLFHQVEGLYVDTDVTFSELKGTLVSFAKQLFGDNLKYRFRASFFPFTEPSAEMDIWWQPTGKEGRWLEILGCGMVDPNVLTNVGIDPEHYTGYAFGMGVERMTLLKYGIDDIRIFFDNDKRFLIQF from the coding sequence ATGGAAAATAAAATTTTAGATGCAAAAAACAGCTTCGAAAATGAGTTAAAAAAAATTGATAACCTCTCTAAACTTGAAGAATTGCGAATAAAATATTTAAGTCGTAAGGGAACACTAAACCAGCTTTTTGATGAATTTAAGAACCTGCCTTCTGCTGAAAAACAAAAATATGGTAAATCGCTAAATGAACTGAAAAATTTTTTCCAAGAAAATTACGAGAAACTTAAGGCTAATCTTGAGCAGACTGAAACTAAAGTTGAAGATTTTATCGATTGGTCTTTACCTGGAAGAAAAAGAAATCTGGGGAGCAAACACATTTTAATCCAGACTTTAGATGAAATTAAGTCAGTTTTTAAATCGATTGGTTTTTCAGTTTACGAAGGCCCAGAGTTAGAATCAGATTATAATAATTTTGAAGCATTAAATTTTCCTTCTGACCACCCAGCCAGAGATATGCAGGATACTTTTTTTATTAACAATTCTTTTTTATTGAGAACTCATACCTCTCCAGTTCAAATTCGTGTTATGCAACAATTAAAGCCGCCAATAAGAGTGATAGTTCCGGGTAAAGTCTATCGAAACGAGGCTATAAGTGCTAAAAGTTACTGCTTATTCCATCAAGTTGAAGGATTGTATGTAGATACAGATGTTACTTTCAGCGAACTAAAAGGAACTCTGGTTTCCTTCGCCAAACAACTCTTTGGGGACAATTTAAAATATAGATTTAGAGCAAGCTTTTTCCCTTTTACAGAGCCTAGCGCTGAAATGGATATTTGGTGGCAGCCAACTGGAAAAGAAGGTAGATGGCTTGAAATTCTTGGCTGCGGCATGGTCGACCCTAATGTTTTAACTAATGTTGGAATTGACCCTGAACATTATACAGGTTATGCTTTTGGTATGGGCGTTGAAAGAATGACCTTACTTAAATATGGTATAGATGATATTAGAATTTTCTTCGATAACGATAAAAGATTTCTAATCCAATTTTAA
- the rplT gene encoding 50S ribosomal protein L20 has translation MPRAKNNVASRRRRKKMLRLAKGYWGARKNVWTVAKHHIEKGLLHAYRDRKLKKRTYRQLWIVRINAAARLNGTTYSKLIHAMDEKGVAINRKLLANLAVENPQAFADVVKFVMN, from the coding sequence ATGCCAAGAGCAAAAAATAATGTAGCTTCTCGCAGAAGAAGAAAAAAAATGTTACGTCTTGCAAAAGGATATTGGGGTGCACGCAAAAATGTGTGGACAGTAGCAAAGCACCATATTGAAAAAGGACTTTTACATGCTTACAGAGATAGAAAATTAAAAAAGAGAACTTATAGACAGTTATGGATTGTTCGTATTAATGCTGCCGCCAGATTAAATGGGACTACTTATTCTAAGTTAATTCATGCTATGGATGAAAAAGGTGTTGCTATAAATAGAAAGCTGTTAGCTAATCTTGCTGTGGAAAATCCCCAAGCTTTTGCTGATGTAGTAAAATTTGTAATGAACTAA
- the rpmI gene encoding 50S ribosomal protein L35 produces MPKMKSNRGAAKTFKRTGSGKIKRYRAYKSHILTSKSTKRKRRLRKSTLVSKADSKRISLMIQ; encoded by the coding sequence ATGCCTAAAATGAAAAGCAATCGTGGAGCCGCAAAAACTTTCAAAAGAACCGGCTCCGGTAAAATTAAAAGATATCGTGCTTATAAATCGCACATTTTAACATCTAAATCAACTAAAAGAAAAAGAAGATTGAGAAAATCTACTTTAGTTTCTAAAGCTGATTCTAAACGAATCTCTTTAATGATTCAATAA
- the infC gene encoding translation initiation factor IF-3 — protein MAQINYRVNQEIKIPQVRLIDSNGEQVGIVSIKEALKRAQEQELDLVEIAPQANPPVCKIIDYGKFVYELQKKEKLQRKKQQVSILKEIRLHPNTDTHDFDFKVRHAINFIEEGNKVKVSVLFKGRELAYTELGENLLKKFIERMSEVAKVEQEIKFEGRTMHTILTPLKSKKKK, from the coding sequence ATCGCTCAAATTAATTATCGAGTTAATCAAGAAATCAAAATACCGCAGGTAAGGTTAATTGATTCTAACGGAGAACAAGTTGGTATTGTTAGTATTAAAGAGGCTCTTAAAAGAGCACAAGAACAGGAATTGGATTTAGTAGAAATTGCACCACAAGCAAATCCGCCTGTATGCAAAATTATTGATTATGGTAAGTTCGTTTATGAACTTCAGAAAAAAGAAAAACTGCAAAGGAAAAAACAACAAGTAAGCATATTAAAAGAAATAAGACTTCATCCAAATACTGATACACACGATTTCGATTTTAAGGTTCGCCATGCAATTAATTTTATTGAAGAAGGCAATAAAGTAAAAGTATCGGTTTTGTTTAAAGGAAGGGAATTAGCTTATACAGAGTTGGGTGAAAATTTACTGAAGAAATTTATTGAAAGAATGTCTGAGGTCGCTAAAGTAGAACAAGAAATAAAATTTGAAGGAAGAACAATGCATACAATTTTAACACCGCTTAAAAGTAAAAAGAAAAAATAG